A stretch of the Streptomyces ortus genome encodes the following:
- the panC gene encoding pantoate--beta-alanine ligase: MTTVLLSTADALHARVRTGRRAVVMTMGALHEGHATLIRTARRLAGGDGEVVVTVFVNPLQFGAGEDLDRYPRTLDADIKIAEQAGADVVFAPSVDEVYPGGEPQVRISAGPMGERLEGSTRPGHFDGMLTVVAKLLHLTGPDVALFGQKDAQQLALIRRMVRDLNFGLEIVGVPTVREADGLALSSRNRYLSAGERRTALALSQALFAGSDRHAAQEALCARAREVPATHARADALSAIGESRAAADTHAVAKAAPGGPAAVRAAARLVLDDAARLSPPLVLDYLALVDPSDFTEIQDGHTGEAVLAVAARVGATRLIDNIPLTFGAAS; the protein is encoded by the coding sequence ATGACCACCGTCCTGCTGAGCACCGCCGACGCGCTCCACGCGCGCGTACGCACGGGCCGCCGCGCCGTCGTCATGACGATGGGCGCCCTGCACGAGGGACACGCCACCCTGATCCGCACCGCCCGCCGGCTCGCGGGCGGCGACGGCGAGGTCGTCGTCACCGTCTTCGTGAACCCCCTCCAGTTCGGCGCGGGCGAGGACCTCGACCGCTACCCGCGCACCCTGGACGCCGACATCAAGATCGCCGAACAGGCGGGCGCGGACGTCGTGTTCGCCCCTTCCGTGGACGAGGTCTATCCGGGTGGCGAACCCCAGGTCCGGATCAGCGCGGGCCCGATGGGGGAGCGGCTCGAGGGCTCGACGCGGCCCGGGCACTTCGACGGCATGCTCACCGTCGTCGCCAAGCTGCTGCACCTCACCGGGCCCGACGTGGCGCTGTTCGGGCAGAAGGACGCCCAGCAGCTCGCCCTGATCCGCCGCATGGTGCGCGACCTGAATTTCGGCCTGGAGATCGTCGGCGTCCCGACCGTGCGCGAGGCGGACGGTCTCGCCCTGTCCAGCCGCAACCGCTATCTGTCGGCCGGCGAGCGCCGCACCGCGCTCGCCCTCTCCCAGGCCCTGTTCGCGGGCAGCGACCGGCACGCCGCCCAGGAGGCCCTGTGCGCACGGGCCCGCGAAGTGCCCGCCACGCACGCGCGTGCCGACGCCCTGAGCGCCATCGGCGAGTCCCGCGCCGCCGCCGACACGCACGCCGTCGCCAAGGCGGCCCCGGGAGGCCCCGCCGCGGTCCGCGCCGCCGCCCGGCTGGTCCTGGACGACGCGGCCCGGCTCAGCCCGCCGCTCGTCCTGGACTACCTGGCACTGGTCGATCCGTCCGACTTCACCGAGATCCAGGACGGCCACACCGGTGAGGCGGTCCTCGCCGTCGCCGCCCGGGTCGGGGCGACCCGGCTGATCGACAACATTCCTCTGACCTTCGGAGCCGCCTCGTGA
- the nadC gene encoding carboxylating nicotinate-nucleotide diphosphorylase produces MSTPDLPLLDGGGCGDGCGCGEYSADDAEYAECGLDPALAQLLADAGLDPVEVEDIAHLAIEEDLDHGVDVTTVATIPEEAVSTADFTAREAGVVAGLRIAEAVVSVVCTDEFEVERHVDDGDRVEAGQRLLSVTTRTRDLLTAERSALNLLCRLSGIATATRAWADVLEGSGARVRDTRKTTPGLRSLEKFAVRSGGGVNHRMSLSDAALVKDNHVVAAGGVAQAFKAVRETFPELPIEVEVDTLDQLHEVLDAGADLILLDNFTPAECEEAVALVGGRALLEASGRLSLDTAAAYARTGVDFLAVGALTHSSPILDIGLDLRDAPESPLSEAE; encoded by the coding sequence GTGAGCACCCCGGACCTTCCCCTCCTCGACGGCGGTGGCTGCGGCGACGGCTGCGGCTGTGGCGAGTACAGCGCCGACGACGCGGAGTACGCCGAGTGCGGGCTCGACCCCGCCCTCGCCCAGCTCCTCGCCGACGCCGGGCTCGACCCCGTCGAGGTCGAGGACATCGCGCATCTGGCCATCGAGGAGGACCTCGACCACGGGGTGGACGTGACCACGGTCGCGACCATCCCCGAGGAGGCCGTCTCCACCGCCGACTTCACCGCCCGGGAAGCCGGTGTCGTGGCGGGCCTGCGGATCGCCGAGGCGGTCGTCTCCGTGGTCTGCACCGACGAGTTCGAGGTCGAGCGGCACGTCGACGACGGCGACCGCGTCGAGGCCGGCCAGCGGCTCCTGAGCGTCACGACCCGCACCCGGGACCTGCTGACGGCCGAGCGCAGCGCGCTCAACCTCCTGTGCCGTCTGTCCGGCATCGCGACGGCCACGCGCGCGTGGGCGGACGTCCTGGAGGGCTCCGGCGCGCGCGTACGGGACACTCGCAAGACGACGCCCGGGCTGCGCTCACTGGAGAAGTTCGCGGTCCGCAGCGGCGGCGGGGTCAACCACCGCATGTCCCTCTCGGACGCGGCCCTCGTCAAGGACAACCACGTGGTCGCCGCGGGCGGCGTCGCACAGGCCTTCAAGGCCGTCCGGGAGACCTTCCCCGAGCTGCCGATCGAGGTCGAGGTCGACACCCTGGACCAGCTGCACGAGGTCCTGGACGCGGGCGCCGACCTCATCCTCCTGGACAACTTCACGCCCGCCGAGTGCGAGGAGGCCGTGGCCCTGGTGGGCGGACGCGCGCTCCTGGAGGCCTCGGGCCGTCTCAGCCTGGACACCGCCGCGGCGTACGCGCGCACGGGCGTCGACTTCCTCGCGGTGGGCGCCCTCACGCACTCCTCGCCCATCCTGGACATCGGCCTCGACCTGCGCGACGCCCCCGAGTCGCCCCTGAGCGAGGCTGAGTAG
- a CDS encoding BlaI/MecI/CopY family transcriptional regulator, with product MPRPLGELEDSVMTRVWKWNRPVTVREVLEDLQQERSIAYTTVMTVLDNLHQKGWVRREAEGRAYRYEAVSTRAAYSAALMNDAWTQSDNPAAALVAFFGMMSPQQREALRDAVRIVQGPETPAPQNTAPQNTAPQNAAGQNTAGQNTAVENPAAAEGASGG from the coding sequence GTGCCTCGCCCATTGGGAGAACTCGAAGACTCGGTCATGACGCGGGTGTGGAAGTGGAACCGCCCGGTGACCGTACGAGAAGTCCTGGAAGACCTTCAGCAGGAGCGGTCCATCGCCTACACCACGGTGATGACCGTTTTGGACAATCTCCATCAGAAGGGCTGGGTGCGTCGCGAGGCGGAAGGCCGGGCCTATCGATATGAGGCGGTCTCCACCCGTGCCGCCTACTCGGCCGCACTCATGAACGACGCCTGGACGCAGAGCGACAACCCGGCCGCCGCTCTCGTCGCCTTCTTCGGCATGATGTCCCCGCAACAGCGCGAAGCACTGCGCGACGCCGTACGTATCGTCCAAGGGCCGGAAACGCCCGCACCGCAGAACACGGCACCGCAGAACACCGCACCGCAGAACGCGGCAGGACAGAACACGGCAGGACAGAACACGGCCGTCGAGAACCCCGCCGCCGCAGAGGGCGCGAGCGGGGGATAG
- a CDS encoding L-aspartate oxidase, translating into MTSTGTSTGAGTGTGTGIRLHAPAPGWSVTADVVVVGSGVAGLTAALRCEAAGLRTVVVTKARLDDGSTRWAQGGIAAALGEGDTPEQHLDDTLVAGAGLCDEDAVRILVTEGPDAVRRLIETGAHFDESEGGGLELTREGGHHRRRIAHAGGDATGAEISRALVEAVRARGMRTVENALVLDLLTDADGRTAGVTLHVMGEGQHDGVGAVHAPAVVLATGGMGQVFSATTNPSVSTGDGVALALRAGAEVSDLEFVQFHPTVLFLGADAEGQQPLVSEAVRGEGAHLVDAHGERFMLGQHELAELAPRDIVAKGITRRMQEQDAEHMYLDARHFGARMWEHRFPTILAACRAHGIDPVTEPIPVSPAAHYASGGVRTDSRGRTTVPGLYACGEVACTGVHGANRLASNSLLEGLVYAERIAADIADSHDGDGTGTAGHEEPGQDENRLHARVPSPGDARPRKPEHPLLAAEARFAIQRIMTDGAGVLRSAGSLKGAADRLQQLHADARDALDENGKTAEPGVDTWEATNLLCVARVLVAAARLREETRGCHWREDRDERDDENWRRHIVVRLNPDRTLAVHTTDTADFPPTLSPARDRVRTGKTPTPSPQEQ; encoded by the coding sequence GTGACCAGCACAGGCACCAGCACGGGCGCCGGTACGGGCACCGGCACAGGCATACGTCTGCACGCGCCCGCGCCCGGCTGGTCCGTCACCGCCGACGTCGTGGTCGTCGGCTCCGGAGTCGCCGGACTCACCGCCGCGCTGCGCTGCGAGGCCGCCGGTCTGCGGACGGTCGTCGTCACCAAGGCCCGCCTCGACGACGGCTCCACCCGCTGGGCCCAGGGCGGCATAGCCGCGGCCCTGGGGGAGGGCGACACCCCCGAGCAGCACCTCGACGACACCCTGGTGGCGGGCGCCGGCCTGTGCGACGAGGACGCCGTGCGCATCCTCGTCACCGAGGGCCCCGACGCCGTACGCCGTCTGATCGAGACCGGTGCCCACTTCGACGAGTCCGAAGGGGGCGGCCTCGAACTGACCCGTGAGGGCGGCCACCACCGCCGGCGCATCGCCCACGCGGGCGGCGACGCGACCGGCGCCGAGATCTCCCGCGCCCTCGTCGAGGCGGTCCGCGCGCGCGGGATGCGCACGGTCGAGAACGCGCTCGTCCTGGACCTGCTCACGGACGCGGACGGACGCACCGCGGGCGTGACCCTGCACGTCATGGGAGAGGGCCAGCACGACGGCGTGGGAGCCGTCCACGCGCCCGCGGTGGTCCTCGCCACCGGCGGCATGGGCCAGGTCTTCTCGGCGACCACCAACCCGTCGGTGTCCACCGGCGACGGCGTGGCGCTGGCCCTGCGGGCGGGCGCCGAGGTCTCCGACCTCGAATTCGTGCAGTTCCACCCCACCGTGCTGTTCCTGGGCGCGGACGCGGAGGGCCAGCAGCCGCTCGTGTCCGAGGCGGTCCGCGGCGAGGGCGCCCACCTCGTCGACGCGCACGGCGAGCGCTTCATGCTGGGGCAGCACGAACTGGCCGAACTGGCGCCCCGCGACATCGTCGCCAAGGGCATCACGCGGCGCATGCAGGAGCAGGACGCCGAGCACATGTACCTGGACGCCCGGCACTTCGGGGCGCGCATGTGGGAGCACCGCTTCCCGACGATCCTGGCCGCCTGCCGCGCCCACGGCATCGACCCGGTCACCGAGCCGATCCCGGTCTCCCCGGCGGCCCACTACGCCTCCGGAGGCGTCCGCACCGACTCCCGGGGCCGTACGACCGTCCCCGGCCTGTACGCGTGCGGCGAGGTCGCCTGCACCGGCGTCCACGGCGCCAACCGGCTCGCCTCGAACTCCCTCCTGGAAGGCCTCGTCTACGCCGAGCGCATCGCGGCGGACATCGCGGACAGCCACGACGGGGACGGCACCGGCACGGCCGGTCACGAGGAGCCAGGTCAGGACGAGAACCGGCTCCACGCGCGCGTGCCTTCGCCCGGCGACGCCCGGCCGCGGAAGCCCGAGCACCCGCTGCTCGCCGCCGAGGCCCGGTTCGCGATCCAGCGGATCATGACGGACGGCGCCGGCGTCCTGCGCTCGGCCGGCTCCCTGAAGGGCGCCGCCGACCGCCTCCAGCAACTGCACGCCGACGCCCGCGACGCCCTCGACGAGAACGGCAAGACCGCCGAGCCCGGCGTCGACACCTGGGAGGCGACCAACCTCCTGTGCGTGGCCCGAGTCCTGGTGGCCGCCGCCCGCCTCCGCGAGGAGACCCGAGGCTGCCACTGGCGCGAGGACCGGGACGAACGGGACGACGAGAACTGGCGGCGCCACATCGTCGTACGGCTCAATCCCGACCGGACGCTCGCGGTACACACCACCGACACCGCAGACTTCCCCCCGACACTCTCCCCGGCCCGCGACCGTGTGCGTACCGGGAAAACCCCCACGCCCAGCCCCCAGGAGCAGTGA
- a CDS encoding amino-acid N-acetyltransferase, with protein sequence MPAEQPEVSTNALTVRRARTSDVPAVRGLLDSYVRGRILLDKATVTLYEDIQEFWVAERGTGRSSEVVGCGALHVMWEDLAEVRTLAVNPVMKGAGVGHQLLGKLLETARWLGVRRVFCLTFEVDFFAKHGFVEIGETPVDTDVYVELLRSYDEGVAEFLGLERVKPNTLGNSRMLLHL encoded by the coding sequence ATGCCAGCAGAGCAGCCCGAAGTCAGCACTAATGCCCTCACTGTCCGCCGGGCCAGGACCAGCGATGTCCCGGCGGTTCGCGGCCTCCTCGACTCGTACGTCCGCGGTCGCATCCTGCTCGACAAAGCGACGGTCACGCTTTACGAGGACATCCAGGAGTTCTGGGTCGCGGAACGCGGTACGGGCCGGAGTTCGGAGGTCGTGGGCTGCGGAGCTCTCCACGTGATGTGGGAAGACCTCGCGGAAGTACGCACTCTCGCGGTGAACCCCGTGATGAAGGGGGCGGGTGTGGGCCATCAGTTGCTGGGGAAGTTGCTGGAGACCGCCCGCTGGCTCGGTGTTCGCCGCGTATTCTGCCTGACCTTCGAAGTCGACTTCTTCGCCAAGCACGGCTTCGTCGAGATCGGTGAGACGCCCGTTGACACCGATGTCTACGTCGAGCTGTTGCGTTCCTATGACGAGGGCGTGGCCGAGTTCCTGGGGCTCGAACGAGTGAAACCGAACACCTTGGGCAACAGCCGGATGCTTCTGCATCTGTGA
- a CDS encoding SCO3374 family protein — MVSTVPFPRRPPDAVRPDDTVRHWYENELGWATVPGAPVGLLTGLRFDVLEAPAEAGYAALRHLGPGSPVAVRGDRMRLFVAAGSAEELPGLLDWLEWGSLKLDLTATGAGGRVEAPLPPGPARGAHEGPGEAGGGGAGGCAGDDARGAADPGGAERGRVTGSQGAAVWLRPPEPGCEVESSLPTLSALGGGGGGAPDLVRLVETMASECHRIRLRHGCAQPLAFS, encoded by the coding sequence ATGGTCTCCACGGTCCCCTTTCCCCGTCGTCCGCCCGACGCGGTCCGTCCGGACGACACGGTCCGGCACTGGTACGAGAACGAACTTGGGTGGGCGACGGTGCCCGGCGCGCCGGTCGGCCTGCTGACGGGGCTGCGCTTCGACGTCCTGGAGGCGCCCGCGGAGGCGGGGTACGCGGCGCTGCGGCATCTGGGTCCCGGCTCTCCGGTGGCCGTGCGGGGGGACCGGATGCGGCTGTTCGTCGCGGCGGGGAGCGCGGAGGAGCTGCCGGGACTCCTCGACTGGCTGGAGTGGGGCTCTCTCAAGCTGGATCTCACGGCGACCGGCGCGGGCGGGCGCGTGGAGGCTCCGCTGCCGCCGGGCCCGGCACGCGGCGCGCACGAGGGCCCCGGCGAGGCCGGTGGCGGTGGTGCTGGTGGCTGCGCTGGTGATGACGCGCGCGGGGCGGCCGATCCCGGCGGGGCGGAACGGGGCCGCGTCACCGGCTCGCAGGGGGCCGCCGTATGGCTGCGGCCCCCTGAGCCCGGCTGCGAGGTGGAGTCGTCGCTGCCCACGCTGTCGGCGCTCGGCGGGGGCGGTGGGGGCGCCCCCGATCTCGTACGACTCGTGGAGACGATGGCCTCGGAGTGCCATCGCATCCGGCTGCGCCATGGCTGTGCTCAGCCGTTGGCCTTCTCGTAG
- a CDS encoding Rossmann-like and DUF2520 domain-containing protein: protein MSTFPQADPKDRPARLTVGVVGAGRVGPALAASLQLAGHRPVAVSGVSDASRRRAAQLLPDVPLVTPEQVLQRADLVLLTVPDDALPGLVEGLVDTGSIRPGQLLVHTSGRYGARILDPALRAGALPLALHPAMTFTGTPVDVQRLAGCSFGITAPEELRLAAEALVIEMGGEPEWIAEESRPLYHAALALGANHLVTLVAESMDLLRTAGVDAPDRMLGPLLGAALDNALRSGDAALTGPVARGDAGTVAAHITELREHAPQTVAGYLAMARATADRALAHGLLKAELAEDLLGVLADGPDGPDVPEGDVR from the coding sequence GTGAGTACATTCCCCCAGGCAGACCCCAAGGACCGCCCCGCGCGGCTCACCGTCGGCGTCGTCGGCGCCGGGCGGGTGGGCCCCGCGCTGGCCGCCTCGCTCCAGCTCGCCGGGCACCGCCCGGTGGCCGTGTCCGGGGTCTCCGACGCCTCCCGGCGCCGCGCCGCGCAACTGCTGCCCGACGTGCCGCTGGTGACCCCCGAGCAGGTCCTTCAGCGGGCCGACCTGGTCCTGCTGACGGTCCCGGACGACGCCCTGCCGGGGCTGGTCGAGGGGCTCGTCGACACCGGTTCCATCCGGCCGGGCCAGCTCCTCGTGCACACCTCGGGACGGTACGGGGCGAGGATCCTCGACCCCGCCCTGCGCGCCGGCGCCCTGCCGCTGGCCCTGCACCCCGCCATGACGTTCACCGGCACCCCCGTGGACGTACAGCGACTCGCCGGATGCTCCTTCGGGATCACCGCGCCGGAGGAGCTGCGGCTGGCCGCCGAGGCCCTGGTCATCGAGATGGGCGGCGAGCCCGAGTGGATCGCCGAGGAGTCCCGGCCGCTCTACCACGCGGCCCTCGCGCTCGGCGCCAACCACCTAGTGACGCTGGTCGCCGAGTCCATGGACCTGCTGCGCACGGCCGGGGTCGACGCCCCGGACCGGATGCTGGGCCCGCTCCTGGGCGCCGCACTGGACAACGCCCTCAGATCGGGCGACGCGGCCCTCACCGGACCGGTGGCGCGCGGCGACGCGGGCACGGTCGCCGCGCACATCACCGAACTGCGCGAGCACGCGCCGCAGACCGTCGCCGGCTACCTCGCGATGGCCCGCGCGACGGCCGACCGGGCCCTGGCCCACGGCCTGCTCAAGGCGGAGCTCGCCGAGGACCTCCTGGGCGTGCTCGCCGACGGCCCCGACGGACCGGACGTCCCCGAAGGAGACGTCCGGTGA
- a CDS encoding histone-like nucleoid-structuring protein Lsr2, with amino-acid sequence MAQKVQVLLVDDLDGGEADETVTFALDGKTYEIDLTTANADKLRGLLEPYVKGGRRTGGRASGGRGKARAASGGSQDTAQIRAWAKENGYEVNDRGRVPASIREAYEKANG; translated from the coding sequence GTGGCACAGAAGGTTCAGGTCCTTCTTGTCGATGACCTCGACGGTGGCGAGGCGGACGAGACCGTGACGTTCGCGTTGGACGGCAAGACGTACGAGATCGATCTCACGACCGCCAATGCGGACAAGCTCCGTGGACTTCTTGAGCCGTACGTCAAGGGCGGCCGTCGTACCGGAGGCCGTGCTTCGGGTGGGCGTGGAAAGGCGCGCGCCGCTTCCGGTGGCAGCCAGGACACCGCGCAGATCCGTGCCTGGGCGAAGGAGAACGGTTACGAGGTCAATGACCGTGGCCGCGTTCCGGCGTCCATTCGCGAGGCCTACGAGAAGGCCAACGGCTGA
- a CDS encoding ATP-dependent Clp protease ATP-binding subunit, producing MFERFTDRARRVVVLAQEEARMLNHNYIGTEHILLGLIHEGEGVAAKALESLGISLEAVRQQVEEIIGQGQQAPSGHIPFTPRAKKVLELSLREALQLGHNYIGTEHILLGLIREGEGVAAQVLVKLGADLNRVRQQVIQLLSGYQGKETAGASGGPAEGTPSTSLVLDQFGRNLTQAARESKLDPVIGREKEIERVMQVLSRRTKNNPVLIGEPGVGKTAVVEGLAQAIVKGEVPETLKDKHLYTLDLGALVAGSRYRGDFEERLKKVLKEIRTRGDIILFIDELHTLVGAGAAEGAIDAASILKPMLARGELQTIGATTLDEYRKHLEKDAALERRFQPIQVAEPSLPHTIEILKGLRDRYEAHHRVSITDEALVQAATLADRYISDRFLPDKAIDLIDEAGSRMRIRRMTAPPDLREFDEKIAGVRRDKESAIDSQDFEKAASLRDKEKQLLAAKAKREKEWKAGDMDVVAEVDGELIAEVLATATGIPVFKLTEEESSRLLRMEDELHKRVIGQVDAVKALSKAIRRTRAGLKDPKRPGGSFIFAGPSGVGKTELSKALAEFLFGDEDALISLDMSEFSEKHTVSRLFGSPPGYVGYEEGGQLTEKVRRKPFSVVLFDEVEKAHPDIFNSLLQILEDGRLTDSQGRVVDFKNTVIIMTTNLGTRDISKGFNLGFAASGDKKTNYERMKNKVSDELKQHFRPEFLNRVDDVVVFPQLTQDDILTIVDLMIGKVDERLKDRDMGIELSQSAKELLSKKGYDPVLGARPLRRTIQREVEDTLSEKILFGELRPGHIVVVDTEGEGEAKTFTFRGEEKSALPDVPPIEQAAGGAGPNLSKEA from the coding sequence ATGTTCGAGAGGTTCACCGACCGCGCGCGGCGGGTTGTCGTCCTGGCTCAGGAAGAAGCCCGGATGCTCAACCACAACTACATCGGCACCGAGCACATCCTCCTGGGCCTGATCCACGAGGGTGAGGGTGTCGCCGCTAAGGCCCTGGAGAGCCTCGGGATTTCACTTGAGGCGGTCCGTCAGCAGGTGGAGGAGATCATCGGGCAGGGCCAGCAGGCTCCGTCCGGTCACATCCCCTTCACCCCTCGTGCCAAGAAGGTCCTGGAGCTCTCGCTCCGCGAGGCCCTTCAGCTGGGTCACAACTACATCGGCACGGAGCACATCCTGCTCGGCCTGATCCGTGAGGGCGAGGGCGTCGCCGCCCAGGTCCTGGTCAAGCTGGGTGCCGATCTCAACCGGGTGCGGCAGCAGGTCATCCAGCTGCTCTCCGGTTACCAGGGCAAGGAGACCGCCGGCGCAAGCGGCGGTCCTGCCGAGGGCACCCCCTCGACGTCCCTGGTCCTCGACCAGTTCGGCCGGAACCTCACCCAGGCCGCTCGTGAGTCCAAGCTCGACCCGGTCATCGGGCGCGAGAAGGAGATCGAGCGGGTCATGCAGGTGCTGTCCCGCCGTACGAAGAACAACCCGGTGCTCATCGGCGAGCCCGGCGTCGGCAAGACCGCCGTCGTCGAGGGCCTCGCCCAGGCCATCGTCAAGGGCGAGGTGCCCGAGACCCTCAAGGACAAGCACCTCTACACCCTGGACCTCGGCGCGCTGGTCGCCGGCTCCCGCTACCGCGGTGACTTCGAGGAGCGCCTGAAGAAGGTCCTCAAGGAGATCCGCACCCGCGGCGACATCATCCTGTTCATCGACGAGCTGCACACGCTGGTCGGTGCGGGTGCCGCCGAGGGCGCCATCGACGCCGCGAGCATCCTGAAGCCGATGCTGGCCCGTGGTGAGCTGCAGACCATCGGTGCCACGACGCTCGACGAGTACCGCAAGCACCTGGAGAAGGACGCCGCGCTCGAGCGCCGCTTCCAGCCCATCCAGGTCGCGGAGCCGTCGCTGCCGCACACCATCGAGATCCTCAAGGGCCTGCGCGACCGCTACGAGGCGCACCACCGCGTGTCCATCACGGACGAGGCCCTGGTGCAGGCGGCGACGCTCGCCGACCGGTACATCTCGGACCGCTTCCTGCCCGACAAGGCGATCGACCTGATCGACGAGGCCGGTTCCCGGATGCGCATCCGCCGGATGACCGCGCCGCCGGACCTGCGCGAGTTCGACGAGAAGATCGCCGGCGTCCGCCGCGACAAGGAGTCCGCGATCGACTCGCAGGACTTCGAGAAGGCCGCCTCGCTGCGCGACAAGGAGAAGCAGCTCCTGGCCGCCAAGGCCAAGCGCGAGAAGGAGTGGAAGGCCGGCGACATGGACGTCGTCGCGGAGGTCGACGGCGAGCTCATCGCCGAGGTCCTCGCGACCGCCACCGGCATCCCGGTCTTCAAGCTGACCGAGGAGGAGTCCTCGCGTCTGCTGCGCATGGAGGACGAGCTCCACAAGCGGGTCATCGGCCAGGTCGACGCCGTCAAGGCGCTGTCGAAGGCGATCCGCCGTACGCGCGCCGGTCTGAAGGACCCCAAGCGCCCCGGTGGCTCGTTCATCTTCGCCGGTCCGTCCGGTGTCGGTAAGACCGAGCTGTCCAAGGCACTCGCGGAGTTCCTCTTCGGTGACGAGGACGCGCTGATCTCCCTCGACATGTCGGAGTTCAGCGAGAAGCACACGGTCTCGCGTCTCTTCGGCTCGCCCCCCGGCTACGTGGGGTACGAGGAGGGCGGCCAGCTGACCGAGAAGGTCCGCCGCAAGCCGTTCTCCGTCGTCCTCTTCGACGAGGTCGAGAAGGCCCACCCGGACATCTTCAACTCGCTGCTGCAGATCCTGGAGGACGGTCGCCTGACCGACTCCCAGGGCCGGGTCGTGGACTTCAAGAACACGGTCATCATCATGACGACCAACCTCGGCACCCGGGACATCTCCAAGGGCTTCAACCTGGGCTTCGCGGCCTCGGGCGACAAGAAGACCAACTACGAGCGCATGAAGAACAAGGTCTCGGACGAGCTCAAGCAGCACTTCCGGCCCGAGTTCCTCAACCGCGTCGACGACGTGGTCGTCTTCCCGCAGCTCACCCAGGACGACATCCTCACGATCGTCGACCTGATGATCGGCAAGGTCGACGAGCGCCTCAAGGACCGGGACATGGGCATCGAGCTCTCCCAGTCCGCCAAGGAGCTGCTGTCCAAGAAGGGTTACGACCCCGTCCTGGGCGCGCGTCCGCTGCGTCGCACGATCCAGCGCGAGGTCGAGGACACCCTCTCCGAGAAGATCCTCTTCGGTGAGCTGCGCCCCGGTCACATCGTGGTCGTGGACACCGAGGGCGAGGGTGAGGCCAAGACCTTCACCTTCCGCGGCGAGGAGAAGTCCGCACTGCCGGACGTTCCGCCGATCGAGCAGGCGGCCGGTGGGGCAGGCCCCAACCTGAGCAAGGAGGCGTGA
- a CDS encoding type III pantothenate kinase — protein sequence MLLTIDVGNTHTVLGLFDGEDIVEHWRISTDARRTADELAVLLQGLMGMHPLLGDELGDGIDGIAICSTVPSVLHELREVTRRYYGDVPAVLVEPGIKTGVPILMDNPKEVGADRIINAVAAVELFGGPAIVVDFGTATTFDAVSARGEYAGGVIAPGIEISVEALGVRGAQLRKIEIARPRTVIGKNTVEAMQSGIIYGFAGQVDGVVRRMARELADDPDDVTVIATGGLAPMVLGEASVIDEHEPWLTLIGLRLVYERNVSRT from the coding sequence ATGCTGCTCACGATCGACGTCGGCAACACGCACACCGTCCTCGGGCTCTTCGACGGCGAGGACATCGTCGAGCACTGGCGCATCTCCACGGACGCGCGTCGCACCGCGGACGAGCTGGCCGTGCTCCTCCAGGGGCTGATGGGCATGCACCCGCTGCTCGGCGACGAGCTGGGCGACGGCATCGACGGCATCGCGATCTGCTCGACCGTCCCCTCGGTCCTGCACGAGCTGCGCGAGGTGACCCGCCGCTACTACGGCGACGTACCCGCCGTCCTCGTCGAACCGGGCATCAAGACGGGCGTCCCGATCCTGATGGACAACCCCAAGGAGGTCGGCGCCGACCGCATCATCAACGCGGTGGCGGCGGTCGAGCTGTTCGGCGGGCCGGCGATCGTCGTCGACTTCGGTACGGCGACGACCTTCGACGCGGTCTCCGCGCGCGGGGAGTACGCCGGCGGCGTCATCGCGCCCGGTATCGAGATCTCCGTCGAGGCGCTCGGTGTCCGGGGCGCGCAGCTCCGCAAGATCGAGATCGCGAGACCGCGCACGGTCATCGGCAAGAACACGGTCGAGGCGATGCAGTCCGGCATCATCTACGGCTTCGCCGGGCAGGTCGACGGCGTCGTGCGCCGCATGGCCCGCGAACTCGCCGACGATCCGGACGACGTCACGGTCATCGCGACGGGCGGGCTCGCGCCGATGGTGCTCGGCGAGGCGTCGGTGATCGACGAGCACGAGCCGTGGTTGACGCTGATCGGCCTGCGACTGGTCTACGAACGAAACGTCTCCCGCACGTAG